One window from the genome of Leucobacter aridicollis encodes:
- a CDS encoding MFS transporter has protein sequence METTSAAAARTTGPVALQDVYEHMRFTPAHVRIVIAMFVIFVIESWEQLALVYVAGDVSNHFGLDETKLGLVLSAVAIGMIPGALIWGPIADRVGRRPVTIVSFIAYGIVAAIVPLAPNFEMLVGLRVLSGFALAGAYTVVFPYFLELMPSRQRGRAAVLLSIGWPIGTLVAIGVTSLFHDAGWQVVAFAAAVACLWVIVVAFWVPESPYFLVSRGEHGKAAKVLRGLGVDVAPGTEFVREAQADQAGNPLQLLRRDMRRRTLLMLIVNFAFNWGYWGLQVWLPTLLQERGLTLADSLGFVALSAVIMIPGYLAAAWCTKRFGRKLTFVAFLVGAILGGVLFAVSWDLPSLYVANFVMSFFILGGWGVWNTWNGEFYPTRVRAAGYSWATAAQLISNAIAPVAVGALLAASVSFTMTVLFILVFLVIAVLAAVTLPETEGKPLD, from the coding sequence TTGGAAACCACTTCAGCTGCTGCGGCCCGGACCACCGGACCTGTCGCGCTTCAAGACGTCTACGAGCACATGCGGTTCACACCCGCACACGTGCGGATCGTGATCGCCATGTTTGTGATCTTCGTCATTGAATCGTGGGAGCAACTCGCGCTCGTCTACGTCGCGGGCGACGTCTCGAACCACTTCGGCCTCGACGAGACAAAGCTCGGCCTCGTGCTCTCAGCTGTGGCAATCGGCATGATTCCCGGCGCACTCATCTGGGGGCCGATTGCCGACCGTGTCGGGCGGCGGCCCGTCACCATCGTGAGTTTCATCGCGTATGGCATCGTTGCCGCCATCGTGCCGCTCGCGCCGAACTTTGAGATGCTCGTCGGGCTGCGGGTGCTCTCGGGCTTTGCGCTTGCGGGCGCATACACGGTCGTGTTTCCGTACTTCCTTGAACTGATGCCCTCACGGCAGCGCGGACGAGCGGCTGTGCTGCTGTCGATCGGATGGCCCATCGGCACTCTCGTTGCGATCGGTGTCACCTCGCTCTTCCACGACGCGGGCTGGCAGGTTGTAGCCTTTGCAGCAGCGGTCGCGTGCCTCTGGGTGATCGTCGTTGCATTCTGGGTGCCCGAGTCGCCCTATTTCCTCGTCAGCCGCGGTGAACACGGTAAGGCCGCAAAGGTACTTCGTGGTCTCGGCGTTGATGTCGCTCCAGGCACCGAGTTCGTACGCGAAGCGCAGGCTGACCAAGCGGGGAACCCTCTGCAGCTGCTGCGTCGCGACATGCGGCGTCGCACACTGCTGATGCTCATCGTGAACTTTGCGTTCAACTGGGGCTACTGGGGGCTGCAGGTGTGGCTGCCCACACTGCTGCAGGAGCGGGGGCTCACACTTGCAGACTCGCTCGGCTTTGTCGCGCTCAGCGCCGTGATCATGATTCCCGGCTACCTTGCCGCGGCCTGGTGCACTAAGCGGTTCGGCCGCAAGCTCACCTTCGTTGCCTTCCTCGTCGGGGCGATTCTCGGCGGTGTGCTCTTCGCGGTGTCGTGGGACCTGCCGTCGCTGTATGTCGCAAACTTTGTGATGTCGTTCTTCATCCTCGGTGGCTGGGGCGTCTGGAACACGTGGAATGGGGAGTTCTACCCGACCCGGGTACGCGCCGCGGGCTACTCGTGGGCCACTGCGGCTCAGTTGATCTCGAACGCTATCGCCCCCGTCGCCGTTGGCGCGCTGCTTGCCGCGTCGGTGTCGTTCACAATGACGGTGCTCTTCATTCTCGTCTTCCTTGTTATCGCAGTGCTCGCAGCGGTGACGCTTCCTGAAACTGAGGGGAAGCCGCTCGACTGA
- a CDS encoding GntR family transcriptional regulator, whose amino-acid sequence MSSTIHTEGSAAESGTPQPHELVSILRDRILHGELAPGQRLVERTLASELGVSRIPVRDALNILRGEGFVSALPNRGMTVAALSPQDVEELFEVRESLEVLAVRRATERATPDEIDRLEESIAASEVAWERADTAAVGQCNQEFHDLLWKMAHNSLLSSLMEPLEGRMHWLLRQNDDPRRLQAEHVAILAAIRSGDAELAARAALDHVQTSREIWLDLSARRRTA is encoded by the coding sequence ATGAGCTCGACTATTCACACCGAGGGTAGCGCCGCCGAGAGCGGGACGCCGCAGCCGCACGAATTGGTGTCCATCCTGCGCGACAGGATCCTGCACGGCGAGCTCGCGCCGGGGCAGCGGCTCGTCGAGCGTACGCTCGCGAGCGAGCTCGGAGTGTCACGGATTCCGGTGCGCGACGCCCTGAACATTCTTCGCGGCGAGGGATTCGTCTCCGCGCTCCCGAACCGTGGCATGACGGTGGCGGCGCTGTCGCCGCAGGACGTCGAGGAGCTGTTTGAGGTGCGCGAGTCGCTCGAGGTGCTCGCGGTACGCCGGGCTACGGAGCGCGCGACGCCCGACGAGATCGACAGGCTCGAGGAGTCAATCGCGGCCTCCGAAGTGGCTTGGGAACGCGCAGACACTGCTGCTGTCGGTCAATGCAATCAGGAATTCCACGACTTGCTCTGGAAGATGGCGCACAACTCCCTCCTGTCGTCGCTCATGGAGCCTCTGGAGGGCCGCATGCACTGGCTACTCAGGCAGAATGATGACCCGCGCCGTCTCCAGGCGGAGCACGTCGCTATTCTCGCCGCAATCCGAAGCGGCGACGCTGAGCTCGCCGCCCGGGCTGCTTTGGATCACGTGCAGACGAGCCGAGAGATCTGGCTTGATCTCTCGGCTCGCAGGCGCACCGCTTAG
- a CDS encoding MFS transporter, whose protein sequence is MRASKPFLPWVVWGVAVTLYAIAIVNRSSLSALGPATQDHFSIDASTLAAFPVIQLLVYAACQIPVGILLDRYGSTILILAGSALMLTGQIVMATVANVEFAILARILVGAGDACTFTAVMRLLPEWFKPRQLSTLGQVTGLIGQVGQLVSVAPLAFVVDTFGWATGFLGIAAVGVLSFLLGFVVLRDAPGRRTAFERLTRRTGKITKNSEALAAAPITTVTMAPPATNMIPVVGRGRAGRKNTGGKEGILSRVRRLLSIPGVRLAYWIHFVTPFSAQAFLLLWGTPFLTGGLGMSAPAASGLLSLTVISSMVAGLVLGPISSRFIERRVLLVIGITVLIMVTWLAVLLWPGMPPGWLIIALLVILPLGGPASMIAFEVARSHTPRSFAGFGTGLVNTGGFTAALLLVMLIGIILDLQGAGSPETYSLTAFKVAFAAQIPLWLIGLAMIFVERRRTGTWMERHGRTLR, encoded by the coding sequence ATGCGAGCCTCGAAACCATTCCTTCCCTGGGTGGTGTGGGGAGTGGCGGTCACGCTCTACGCGATCGCGATCGTGAACCGTTCATCCCTCTCGGCGCTCGGGCCCGCGACACAAGATCACTTCTCGATCGACGCGTCGACGCTCGCGGCCTTCCCGGTGATCCAGCTCCTCGTGTACGCGGCGTGCCAGATACCAGTCGGGATCCTGCTCGACCGCTACGGATCCACGATCCTGATCCTCGCGGGTTCTGCGCTGATGCTCACCGGACAGATCGTCATGGCGACAGTCGCAAACGTTGAGTTCGCCATCCTCGCGCGCATCCTCGTGGGTGCGGGCGACGCGTGCACATTCACGGCAGTTATGAGGCTCCTTCCCGAGTGGTTCAAGCCGCGCCAATTGTCGACGCTCGGCCAGGTGACCGGACTGATCGGTCAGGTCGGACAGCTCGTTTCGGTCGCGCCGCTCGCCTTCGTCGTCGACACCTTCGGGTGGGCAACAGGCTTCCTCGGTATCGCTGCAGTCGGCGTGCTCTCGTTCTTGCTCGGATTCGTCGTGCTGCGAGATGCCCCTGGGCGCCGCACAGCGTTCGAACGCCTCACCAGGCGAACTGGCAAGATCACGAAGAACTCAGAAGCGTTGGCTGCGGCCCCGATCACGACCGTGACGATGGCTCCGCCTGCGACGAACATGATTCCCGTTGTTGGGCGCGGCCGCGCGGGCCGAAAGAACACGGGCGGGAAAGAGGGGATCCTCTCCCGGGTGCGGCGACTCCTGTCGATTCCTGGAGTCAGACTCGCGTACTGGATTCACTTCGTGACACCGTTCTCTGCTCAGGCATTCCTGCTGCTATGGGGCACGCCGTTCTTGACTGGCGGTCTCGGGATGAGCGCGCCCGCGGCGAGCGGCCTGCTGAGCCTCACGGTGATCTCATCGATGGTCGCGGGCCTGGTACTTGGTCCGATCAGTTCGCGCTTCATCGAGCGTAGGGTCTTGCTGGTGATCGGTATCACCGTGCTCATTATGGTGACGTGGCTTGCGGTGCTGCTGTGGCCGGGCATGCCGCCGGGCTGGCTCATCATTGCGCTGCTCGTCATCCTGCCGCTTGGCGGACCTGCATCGATGATCGCCTTTGAGGTCGCTAGGTCCCACACCCCACGCAGCTTCGCAGGTTTTGGCACTGGGCTCGTGAACACCGGGGGATTCACCGCTGCGCTACTCCTGGTGATGCTCATCGGCATCATCTTGGATCTTCAGGGCGCAGGCTCACCCGAGACTTACTCGCTCACTGCCTTCAAGGTAGCGTTTGCCGCACAGATCCCGTTGTGGCTTATTGGGCTCGCAATGATTTTTGTGGAGCGTCGCCGCACCGGAACCTGGATGGAGCGGCACGGTCGTACCCTGCGCTGA